AAAACGTTACGCAGAACGTGACGCTCAATAATTTAAAAATACGTTAATGTTTAATCTCAAGTGTGCTTAACGGCACACTTGAATATTTATAAGGATAGGAAGGTGACAGACATGAGCGAATACATCCTAGAAATGAAAGATATTAATAAAACATTCCCTGGGGTTAAAGCATTAGACCATGTCAATTTACGATTAAAACCGGGTACAGTTCATGCACTTATGGGTGAAAATGGAGCTGGAAAATCAACGTTGATGAAATGTTTATATGGGATCTATCATAGAGACTCTGGGTCAGTAATCTTTAATGGTAATGAGGTCGAATTTAAAGATGCAAAGGAAGCGATTGATTCAGGAATTTCAATGATTCATCAAGAATTACAACCGATTCGTATGATGACTGTTGGCGAAAATATTTTCTTAGGGAATTACCCAATGACAAAGTTTAAAACAGTTGATCATAAGAAAATGTATGAGGAAACCGAACGTTTATTAAAAGAAGTTGGATTGGATGTGGAGCCAACAACACTACTTAATGAACTGACCGTTTCGCAAATGCAGTCAATCGAAATTGCGAAAGCAATTTCACATAACGCTAAAGTTGTAATTATGGATGAGCCAACATCGTCATTAACTGCTACAGAAGTGGAGAAGCTGTTCGCAATTATTGATAAACTTACCAAAAAAGGAATCGCAATCGTTTATATTTCTCACAAGATGGATGAAATATTAAGGATTTCAGATGAAATTACAATCATGCGGGATGGTTGTTATGTTGGTACATGGCCAGCAAGTGAAATGACGAATGATTCAATCATTAAAAATATGGTTGGACGTGAGTTGAAGAGTTTGTTCCCACCGAAGACAAACAAACCGACTGACGAAGTTGTTTTACGTGTTGAGAATTTAACGTCACCAAATCCATTGTCATTTAAAGAGTGTTACTTTGAACTAAAACGCGGTGAAATCTTGGGGGTAGGGGGGCTTGTAGGAGCTCAACGTACCGAACTTATGGAAGCGATTTACGGTATGCGTGCAATTGATCATGGAATTGTGAAATTGGGGGATAAACAACTTGTTGTTAATCGTCCGCAAGATGCAATCCGAAATGGTATTGCGCTTGTTACAGAAGATCGACGGGGAA
This genomic stretch from Erysipelothrix rhusiopathiae harbors:
- a CDS encoding sugar ABC transporter ATP-binding protein, whose amino-acid sequence is MSEYILEMKDINKTFPGVKALDHVNLRLKPGTVHALMGENGAGKSTLMKCLYGIYHRDSGSVIFNGNEVEFKDAKEAIDSGISMIHQELQPIRMMTVGENIFLGNYPMTKFKTVDHKKMYEETERLLKEVGLDVEPTTLLNELTVSQMQSIEIAKAISHNAKVVIMDEPTSSLTATEVEKLFAIIDKLTKKGIAIVYISHKMDEILRISDEITIMRDGCYVGTWPASEMTNDSIIKNMVGRELKSLFPPKTNKPTDEVVLRVENLTSPNPLSFKECYFELKRGEILGVGGLVGAQRTELMEAIYGMRAIDHGIVKLGDKQLVVNRPQDAIRNGIALVTEDRRGNGIFGVLSVSDNVAIASIDQYIHKGLLDDKKIGEVVDSSIDRLNIKTASKKTHIENLSGGNQQKVILSRWLANNPDILILDEPTRGIDVGAKFEIYQIINELAAEGKSIIMISSEMAELLGVSDRIMVMCEGRVSGFLDKKEATQESVMTLATKFME